The DNA region CTGGTTTAATTTGCGAAAAattgaagtaatttttttaactgtCTGGTTTACAAATAAGATAAGAGGACAACATAAAACAGTAATTAAATACAacataatttcataaatttttatgtcTCAATAATAATGACAACAAATATTTGTCATGTTAGagcacaacaaaaaaaaatttattattctttattaaaataaaaaatagcttAATTATCTTTGATAGCTAAATagttttttccaaatttatttgAGCTTGCATCTAAAAACATCTCTTAGATCTCAAGTTGTGATGCCTTTATGTTTGTGAGTTACAAACTTAATCTCCTTTTGGCTTTAATGTTCAAAGACTTATGTGTTTTATATTTGTGAAGCTTTCAAGTTTTTAATTGGTAAAACCTTTTGAGCTtttgacttatttattttttagaactATAGAgcttttcttgttatttatttgagatttTGATATTATCATATCATAATCCTCTAACATTGTCGAGTTACAAACTAACTACTTTGATTAGTTTGCATTTAGATTACCTTTTGGGTATCAAATCATGAATTTTCTATGTTTATAAGTCATGAATTTTATCTCCTTCAATTTTGATCCTTAAAGACTTTGACATTTATATTTGTCTAGTCTCCTTGTTTTTAAGTTATAGAACTTTTTAAACCATTTACTTTGTTATGTCTTGGAACTTCAAAGTTATGTTTagcattaatttgaaattttcaagTTTGGCCCTTccatattcttgagtttaagtgTTGTAAAACTCATCTTTTGGCATGTGGGTGTCCTCGCACGTGACTTATccacatttatcaaaaataaataaacataaaaagagTCCAGTGGTAGAGactaaactaaacaaaaaaattataataaacataaaataaacataaaacaacAAGTACAAAGCAGAAATCTATTAAAGATTAATGCAATAAGAAGGAACAAGGGCTCTACGGCTCCTAAGTGCAGAGAGAATCACCTCTCCTCCTAGGGTGCAACAAATGCataacatattttataattttgcttTGAAATATGGTTTATGTTTCATGATacattattttatcaatttttccCTTAAATGGGTGTTTTCTCTTGAGCAATGATTTACCTTTTTATATAGTTTGTAATCTATAAAGAACCCATACATATAGGCTCTGAGTTAATTTTTTGTGAGGTTACTTaacttttcctttatttattttgggtacctgaactttaatttgtttctaaactGTTACCAAAATTTAATTCCTGTCCACCGGCAGGTCACTCTGTCATTTTCAGGCGCTTGATGCTGATGTGGATCTCGGAATACACTGTCAGCACTCCTCATCACCATACTTATTCCATGTTGGAGCATCCACGTCACGGTTTTTTTCCTCATCAGCCAAGCAATGACATATTAGTGTACACGTGTGCAAAACGATCTTCCTTTTCTCCCGTTGTTCAGTGTTATGTCCAACAATCCTAGGGCACAGATTGATGGCGACCGGCATAGGGAGGAGGACGAGTAGCGTGAGTGCATGTTTTCATGTGAGGTGTAGTATGTCCATGGCCATAGCAAAGACCAAGAGTGAGCACTTGCTAGAAAAGATGGGCGTGGGAGTCATCGATGAGGAATTGCTGGTAAAGGAGTCAGGGCATCCTTTTTTTGagtcatggttttttttttcttttgtgtaatCATGAGTACTGGAAAAGATCTTGTAACTATTAGATGCAAACTTGATAAATTGGAATGACTGCATATTTATATTTCCAGATGCTAGCATGAAATGAAAGCATTTATTATGGTGTTGGGTAACATCTTGATgctataatgaaataaaaacatttgaaaattGGAACAAACCAGATATTGTCATTCttgcataatttaaaaaattccaaacaaCAAATTTAGTGAACCCGTAGAATTAAGTGATCTATTTAATTGGGACAAAGTAGATGTTGTCATTCCTGCAGAGCTAAAAAATCCCATACATTATTAGGTTAAGTAAAACTGTAGAATTAAATAATGCAATTCATTCCAAAAGCTTcagtatttacataatacaaaTTCACTGCAATAGCTGTAGATTGACAAAGGAGGGAAAAGAAATACAATTCTATATACCAGTTgtatatagaataaaataaaagacgCACTTGTACAGAATTAACAAAAAACTGgttatgtttataaaaaaaaagtgcagATTTACAAAAAATGCAATTAGTCAACAATACAACTTAAACAGAGatcttacaaaataaatattaacaaaatctGTAGATTTCTAAAGCTacagaaataacaaaatactgCATTGATCTCTGAAGTTGCATTTTACAAAAGGTTGCATTGATTCTAAAGCTGCAATTTTTACAAAAGACTAAAATGTCATTTGTCAATGTGCCTTCTTGTAAACGTCACTTACACCAGCAGAAGATCCACCTCCTGGTGGTAACCACACTCTTCTCCTCTTGtcagagaaatttttttttatttggtctcTATCTCTGCCATCCCTCTGTTGCAACTGAGACCTCTGTCCATCAATAGTTGATGGAGGAGCTAGTGATTTAGTGATAGGTTTTCTTCCACAGTGACCCTTGTATCCCCTTATGTTTGTCCCTTGCATTCTTAAATGAGTTTCTGTTGAAGATGCAACACTTTTATGCAGTGGCTGTACAATAATTGGAAATGTATTAGGTATCACACATGGGAAAAAAGTCTACTGGGAATTTCTCTAACATTTGAAACAAGACCCAAATATTGTtgacattaaaataaaattattcaccTGTGATAATACAATTGGCTCTGAAATTTCATTTTCAAGGTTCTTAAATGAGTTCATATGCAGTGTTTGTATGTCAATTTTGATCATCtgtacatgcacaaataaaatagaataaattcaaaatcaagATGCATTTAAATGAATAAGTAAAGTGCATTCACCTGTTGCTCTACTTGACTCTTACAGGCATCCCCTGTAATTAAATCCACCCTGTTGAAGGCATCACCTACAGTTAAATCCAACCCCGCAATATTCTTATTGGGAAGATGTTCCATTGGTATACTTGTTGAGGCCCCTGGGCTATTTGTCTGTTAGTTATAAAATAAAGTTAGTATAATATGATGAATGCTAAACATTACTTAATTTTGAACAGTCATGAATTAAAGTTAATAATCTACTAACCTGACCATGGAATCTTTTGTTATGTCCTGTCTTACCACAAATGCTGCATTTCATGCTAACACCCTTTTTACTTACTTTTCCCTTGGTATAAGCATGTTTTTCATCCACTTCTCTCCTCCTAAGCACAGTTTTTCTGCCCCTTCTTCTGTTCACTGGCTCTGGAGGGATGATGGGACCTTGGTCACTTTTTGGATAGGAATCCTTGCCATGGGTTGGGTAGAGTATATTCCTATATGTGTCCTTAAAAGTTTTAACTTCATAACATGAGTGCAAGTAGTTTTatggtttttctttattgtaatACAAAACTGCTACTGCATGGGAACAAGGAATACCACTGAGTTGCCACCTCCTACATAAGCAAAAACAGTCTACCTTATCAACCACAAACTGCCCATGAGGACCTAGCACCTGATATTTATCCCCACCAGACCATGTGGTATTATAAACCCAACTCAATTGCTTGGATCTTTCAAGTTTCTTCAATATTCTAGGGCAGTGGGTAGTAGTAACCTTTTCCATTGcatccctcctttttttggaTCCTTTTCATTAACTGTGTccttatcatttcattcatgTTAATAATTCCCTTGGTCCTAGCTTCCAAAATTTGACTGTTAAAAACTTCACACAGGTTGTTCAAAAGGATATCACACTTAAATTGACTCTTGAAATGTGATCTACTCCAGTGTTTGGGCTCAATCTTTCTCATGTATTCAAATGCTCCTAGGGACATCCCTCTCAAATTATCCATGGCTCTATCAAAGGCTGATTTGTATGTTGCCTTAGCACAAGACCAAAGCTGGTCCTTTAGTGCCTTGCCCTtaaatgttttcatatagttgGTGTGAATATGCCGCACACAATATCTATGTTCACTATAGGGGAATATCTGAGCTATTGCTGGCATTAgtccctaatattaattaaattgagaaTTATTACACATTAACAAGGGTATACCATCATCCACAGCCATAGCACAGTGTACAACAGAtgaaacaaaacacacaatcaaGAGgaattaaatagtaataaaCAGATAAACACATGCTAAAAACATTTAAGCAGCaatctaaatgaaaaaaaatgaagacctGCTTGATTTTGCTCATAATGCTATTGaagaacacattaaaaaaattattacatagcATGGCAAGCAAACAGATAAGCAACaatctaaatgaaaaaaatgaagacatGCTTGATTTTGCTCATAATGCTATTGAcagaacacaaaaaaaaaatcattacatAGCATGGCATGCTAAAATAGATAAACAGAaatctaaatgaaaaaaaatgaagacctGCTTGATTTCAATCACAATGATATAAACagaacacataaaaaaaatcattacatAACATGGCATGCAATCTATTAGAACTTTTATCGTATTACTGCAATGCAATCAATTTTTTCTATATTCTGTATATAATTTTGTTACTCTTAAGTTAAGATACAAAGTTGACAATCTGGGTACATAATATAAATGCAATCAACTTGGAAGTTAGATCCATAACCTTGCTCTGTGACTTCTTTCTACACTTTGTCCTGTTAGTAACTTAAGATACAAAGGTTATGATCTAGGCAAATAATTTTTCTCCCTTAAAAATTGAATTAGATCTACATTTTCACTAGGCATTTGGCATAAGCagaacacataaaaaaatgaagacctGCTTGATTTTGATCTTAATGCTATAAACagaacacataaaaaaattcattcaacaaTAAGGACTCACCTTCTGCCTGTCAGACATAAAGGCCCATTTGTGGCTGTCAAAAATCTTGAGGTCCTGTGCTAGCATCTGCAGGAACCAGGTCCAGCTCTCCTTGTCCTCTTTCTTGACAACAACCCATGCAATGGGATAGATGcagtcatttgcatctatcccgACAGCAGACAATAACTGTCCTCCATAAAGTCCTTTGAGAAAGCAACCATCAACAGACACCAGCTTCCTACAACCTGCCAAGAACCCTGCTCTCAATGGAGCAAGACAAAGATACATACCTTTAAAGAAACCTTCTTCATTGGTTTCAATAATGAATGTTGATGAAGGGTTTGTCCTCATTATCTCAAGCCTATAATCATATAGTTTGGTCATCTGTGActcctcatcaccatctatgaTGCTTCAtaatataaaacacacacacacacagaaagactaaattaagaaaattgaagagaaaattcatcaaaatacaGTGATAGAACCACACACTACCTGATGGCTATATTTTTTGCCTTAAAAGCTTTTAATCTGCTAATTTCCACTTCTTGATTAATCTTGACAGCCTGTCTTATACCAGCAATTTTCCAATTGGGGTCTGCTCTAAATTGCTCAAGATAATGCCTTGCAATCCAATATGCATTCACATGTCGATTATCATGACCCCTAGCCCATTGATGCTCTAGCACACCTGACTTTATCTGGATGGTGTTCTTATCATTAGCCATGGGTGAGGCCCACAAATAGAATGGGCATCCTTTCTTACAAAAAGCCTTACATCTTGTCTTGGTATTGGGTCTAAAATTCATTTCATATCTATTCATGATTCCATAGTTTCTCACAGCATCTTTAAACTGTTTAAAACTGCTAAATTTCATCCCAATTTTAAACTGTGGGTTGCTCATGTTAACCTCATCATTAAAGTCAGGGTATCTAGCTCTTGGTGATTTAACAAATTCTTCATCTGTTGAAGAACATGACTGAAATCCCTCTGAATCAGCATAATCAGACTCAAAGTTGTCACAATCACCATCTCGTGCAGCTTCATCACCACTGACAGCATCTGGCCTTGACCCACCAACATTGGGTGTTTCCTCTTCTTCAGACTCATCACTGAATTTATAATCAGAGTCCTCCAAATCACCTTCATCCATATTGTTGTTTCTGCCGTGAACCCCAATTAAAATCtcctccaaatttgcatcacctgattcatcttcttcatcctcaaCAACATGTTTTAACGATGCAACCTTACTACAGTGGCCTAGTCccacatcttcatcattcaCAGAAGTACTGTTAAGGTCATGGGGTAATGGCATCCTGGTACTAGGAAGTCTCATACATACACAAATTTCTTTGCTAGGCCCTAAAGACATGGCCATTTTTAGGGCATCCAAGTCAGTTTTCACTTCCTTGTAACCTTTGTTAGCACTTGTTGTGTCTAACCACCATATAGAAGAACCCTCTACCACCAAATTTAACTCTCTTGCCATGGCAATTATTTCTATCTTGGATATTTGATCAGCACAACAATAATCTATATATCCTGCCATGCCCTCTATTTCATCCACTTTGTAATGCATCCTTATGGTGAATAATTCAGCATCTGTCACTTTACATAAGTATTTAAGAGTCAATTGGTTACTCATGAAGCAGgctatatataatcataaattaGCAGGCTATATATAACCATAAATTAGCATGCTCACTAAAACCAAAGGAGTAATTTAGCTCTAATTAATATCACAGTTCTACTTTACTTAAACATTTGGCGACATCTTGATTGtgaatttattgtattttatttgtgcatgtatagATGATCACAGTTCTgtaaaagaagtaaaacaaaacaacacaagaaaagaTTTGAACAACTCATAACCATTATAGAAGAATAACACTGATTATCATCCATGGAGGAATCTAAAACTCACATTAAATTGCATAATTAAAATTACACaattaatttacatatattAATGCCAAATTAACATAATCACTTACCAAATTAAATTTACATGAGGAAAAAATAACTCCATGGGAATTGATTTGAACAACtcaaaaagattaaattaactctaataactaaaataacacTGATCTGTTAGAgattctacaaaaaaaaatgttaatctACTTGGAAAATCACAGAACATCTCAAAGTTCCATAACATAGCTCTAATTAATATCACAGTTCTACTTTACTAAAACATTTTGGGACACCTTGATTGtgaatttattgtattttatttgtgcAAGTATAGATGATCACAGTTCtgcaaaagaagtaaaacaaaacaacacagGAAAAGATTTGAACAACTCATAACAATTATAGAAGAATAACTTCATCCAATGAAGCAAATACAAttcacacaaaagaaaaaaaaaatgttaaacaatacaaataatattgaTTGATCAGGCGAAAAATAGATTATCATCCATGGAGGAATCTAAAACTCACATGAAATtgcataattaaaattaaacaattaatttataGATATTAATGCCAAATTAACATAATCACTTACCGAATTAAATTTACATGAGGAAAAAATAACTCCATGAGAATTGATTTGAACAACtcaaaaagattaaattaactctaataactaaaataacacAGATCTGTTAGAGATtctacacacaaaaaaaaaaaatgttaatctACTTGAAAACCTTAAATCACAGTACATCTCAAGGTTCCATAACATAGCATATCATATATATGCAACTTTGGCTACATGAATATAGAGTATTTCATAAGAACCAAACACTTCATGGCCAGACCTTGAGTTCAACCTCCATTCCCGAAATTACGACATCATTACAATGGTTGTGTGAAATGGGCCATAGTCGAGCACTTCCAGTAGTCGGGGGCTTCATTCCAAGAGTGTCGTATCTCCCAATTTACTGCCATCTTCACCAGGATGCACGCTCTTCACCAAGCTTCAAGATCATCGACGACCGCAACCCTATCTTCAGAAACTCACAGAGGAGTTCAGCCAACACTATCTCTAGGatgattaaaatcaaaaccctctTCTATGTCTCCCTTTcaaacaaggagaagaaggCCATTGTCTTGTCTCCATCGGTCTTTCTCGAGATGACATGATAGGGCTTTTGTGACGCGTGGCCATTGCTAGCTAATGTGGAAAACTCAACGGCTGAAATGATGTGGAATGGCATGATATGTCATTGCTTGGCTGATGAGGAAAAAAACCGTGACATGGATGCTCCAGCATGGAATAAGTATGGTGATGAGGAGTGCTGACAGTGTATTCCGGGATCCACATCAGCATCAAGCGCCTGAAAATGACAGAGTGACCTGCCGGTGGACAGGAATTAAATTTTGGTAACCgtttagaaacaaattaaagttcaggtacccaaaataaataaaggaaaagttAAGTAACCTCACAAAAAATTAACTCTATAGGCTATCAAGAGGTTGCTTCCTATGAAATATGTCAAATTCAACCGTTCAATATCCTCTTTAGTTAAGAACTTGTAGTCATCATATATGGTCGTCTGCGATCCTTCTTCCATTTCTTCCTGTATCCAGTGAGAACCAACATAAAATAGTGGTCTCAAAGACAAAACTGTAATCTTAAGATGCATAATTAATAGTAACTAgggaaaaacaacaacaaaccgtTAAGTTTTCAAGGTAGGAACACCACTTAGGGGCAGGTCCTAAAGCAGGTATGAAATAAGCTGGTATCTGGCTGCAGTCCAAAGCAGCCAACAGTAAACCGCTTTCTCGGAACAAACATACATCATTGATTGCCCCTGTACTTGGCTCAATGCTGGTCATATTATCTCCCTGGAAGAAGGTGAAGAACAAGATAAGGCAAAAATTGCTCCTATATTATTGTACTTtctaagaaaatacaaatacaactgATTTTAAAGAGGGCCACGATCTACAAGAgatttaaataaagaaagaaatcgGTGAACTATAGGGcataaaccaaaaagaaagtTCAGATATAATTAAACTCCAACTCCAAGCAAGAGATCGGATGGGAATTATAGAGATGATCACTCTAacagattttaaaaattgtaaattacagAACTACATGGGcataaacaaagaagaaacTTCAAAGAGCACATAATAGTCAACAAAAGAAATCACGAGTGCACTAAAATGATTAAAAGAACAATATGATCCAAAAACAATTGAAAGAAAAACTGCATCCTAGGTGGGAACCTAAATTTATCCAAGTTTAAAAACCTTTCATACCACACTAGGTTAAAACTTAGTAGGTGTAAGTTATACCAGCTTTGCTTAAGTAAAAAATGCCAAGAACTAAAAAGGACTTCATTTCAAATGTACCCTTTCTAGATAATACACCTAACACTCATGCCAAGTTGCCCACATTAATAGTAGACAAGAGTGGTTATAGACTTAATAGTTCTTATAATCATATAttaaacaagattgaaactaaaGAACATCCAAATTCACATTACTTAGCAGAAGTTCATACATTTGTCCAAGTAAACATTTCTAACCAGAGAAGAAGTAGAACTCCATCTAATTTTGCTAAGTTTTGCTGAACCTGTCTTTTTCACAGCAGCATAGCTAATGTATCTCCCTTTCACAATGGTCATGGATGTCATGTGCTTCCTAGCAATTCCACATCGTAAACTGTTACATGTGAACCCAACAAAAAAGGCAATAGGCAACCCCACCATCCAGTAGGCAAGTAAGCACCTCTTCACATATCATTTAAGCAATAAAGCATCATCTAGCATCCATTCAATCTACGTAAATGAGTGACTTGGCATATCAGGAAATAGAATAAAAACCACAAGAAGCAATGGCCATGAGAAAAAGTTCACACAAATCAAATGGACAATGGTATGAGATGGGCACAGTTCTCTCAAACTTTTCAAGACAGGCTTTCTTTTCTATCTGGTGAGGAGCAAGCATGCAGTGTCTAACTTAGGTGCCACCACCCAAAAATTCCACATAAGAATTACTTAAACTACTCACCGTTTCAGGACCCCAAATCCTGATAACATGGCAATCTGTGGTGATGATTTTTGGTTCTGCAGAATTAAGTGTTTGATGCCACTTAATATCCAATACAGGACTTCCACACCTACAACAAAACCAACAAGTTGGTGTAAGCAGAATTTAAGCATCATGTTCTCTTCCCTAATAATCCATCCGAGcatttaaatgattaaatatgGAACAAATACTTACATGTGATCCTTGATCCTAACAGGATCAGACATACGCAGGTCATATATTAATATCTGCATTAAATCTTGGAGTAAGACAAGTTTGAGGATTTAATAATACAAGCAATCAtcatgaacaaaaacaaaaagtaatttttaagtacataaagataaatttttggGGAGTGGGATGGTGAAGCAAAGTGAAGTGGATGTAATCAAACTACTCCACATTgaagtaaatattttataacttcTTTCAGCACTTCACACAAAGTTTTTTAGGACTAATATTGCAACTTGGTCACAATGTAACTTTGTATAACCattgttcatataaatcttaaaCAACTAGAAACACTCTTGTAACATAGCTTTTATCTATTAGCACTAAGATAAAGATGAAAACCACAGAATAATGCCTTGGGGTGCTAGCATTCAAACCATGGAAGCAGGAAGAAATGAAATGCATATAACTTACTGCCTACCATTTCCAGATATTGTGagattttcttaaattttaaaccaatattagacattatattcattccaaatatcaaaatagaaGCATAATACACCATACACCATTTTCTTGCGCAAGGTGAAGAACTTGCCAGACCAGGAATATATCAACATGTcccaaactttaaaaaataccTACAGGTACGGTCCCAAAAAGTAAAGCAAATTCAACTCCTTTATTATTCTGAAATTATAAATGAAGACATCTTAAATAGGTTGCTTTAAATATTTCCATTTAATTCGTATACCAACTGTTTTCTATGAATAAGCATAGTTATCAGCTTACCATCATCGTAATTAGTGTAAATGGGATAATAGACTTATTCCTGTTATGATGACTGCAGTGATGAATTGAAGCTTGATCCTAGAGAGCATTACAAGAGCCAACCCAAAAAAGTGACCCTGCAAAATTCTAAACGAGTAGAACCTGAGCCAAGTCCACTGTTgggattttaaatttgaattaagcCAGTTCAAAAGAATGAAAGGTCAACCAAGCTTTGTTTAGTAATAAAGAGCTAATTCTATGAACTATAAAGCCTTTCTCTATAATGATGCTTCATTTCATCCACAAATGACATGCCTCCTACACTCTCTATGTAGTCTCTTCCAAATTACGTGTCAAGCTTCACTGATCcaaatttaagaataaaaatataataaatttgcaAGTGCTGTGAGCCACAAAGAAACCACACATGTTTAAGAAGGAAGCCTATATTCAGCCATTATTTCTTTTGATGAGATTGCAACTGAAATATATGGAGGTTTTGGAtgttatgaaatatatataatagatgcCTAGCTGctaattagaaatttagaagTAATGAGAGAAAGGAGGTAATTACTCCTGCCAAATAAAGAATTTCTACGTTTATCACCCAACAGACCCAGTTGCTCAAGATTCAAGAAATATGAGATGGAAATcacaaaaggaagaagaaacttACACACCAAAAACATATACGTTGTCATTCCAATGATTAAATACAATGATGACCATCGATAAAGTGCATGTTTCTAATGGCAAGAGAATCCCTTTAAATagaaatgtatattatataatcatataGCAGATGAAGAAGATTACTAGGAGACAAATTACTTGCAACACTATAAAACAACAACTTCAAAAAGACGTGCATAAAATGTCTATCAGAGACTGCAAAAATAGATTTAAACTACACAGTATGTTATTTAAAAAGGGGAAGCATCTTTCaagaaaaaattttacaaaataaaataaattatagagtAAATTGATATTATCATACCTTTCCAGTGCTACTCCCAACAGCCATCTGGTAACCGTGAATATCCTCAAACTGCAGTGAAGTAACCTcctgctaaaaaaaaataaatgatccACCAGAATAAACCCAAATATTGAAAAGACCAACAACAATAGGTTGAAGCATTACCTGATCAAGATCAccagaatgagcagcagcacTAATCTGTCCAATAGCAGTTTTCTTTCTCATATCAAAGCATTCCACAGATCCATCTTCACCACCACAAGCAACAAGACCATGCAATGCACTACATTAATAAAAGGAGAAAATTATTCATCAGTTTTCATATAACGAACTCACTAAATGAATCCAAGGTTCCGAGTTGTAGcccaagaaataaaaaagatattCACTAGGAAACAATCAAAAATACATTTGACAACCTTCTTGAAACCACATTTATAGCGGTTGATTGTGTGCTGAGTGATGATAAAAAACATCCCTGCCAacccaaaaacaaaatgaaacctAAGAAAGAagtaataacaaataaatgaagTGAGGAAATTCTAAAATCCAATTTAATTAACAACTAAAAGATTGGCCAGAAATTTATTTTCACAGTTCAATATTAAGAATGTGTACTTGATGGTAATGACTAATTGTCAATTACTTGCATCAAGAAAAAGCAGTCTTAAACAAACCTGTTCCAAATTGATTCTATACAAATCAGGAGAGGACGCCGCACAAAACAAGTCACAGGACCAACAGTCATATGCGATATCCCTTCCCATCCTAGCAAAATAGAAACAATCAATTTTCTGACCACAAATTTAGGATTGCtgttatatattatatgttagtGATCTGATTTTGTAGTGAATTTTAGAAAGGTTATAAATATGCAATGCTAGGTGTAGCTTCACAAGGAAAGAATACAGGATGTGATTGTCTGTTTGTATATATTGAAGCAAATCAGCAACAAAAGATGCAGATTAAAGTGAAAACTTCCAATCTTTTAAAAAAGCAAGGTATTAGTCCCATCTTGAAAAGGAGCTATAAAATAGTTCATAAACATTTCATTGAAGACCATAATTCAATTCACACCTAATAAAACCATTCGTAAGCCAATAGGTTTGTTGGATGAAAATCCCCAATTACTCCACCATGATGAACAATATGGTTATCTTTAAGATACAAAAAGCATACAAAGTACAGCACTAGAATAATCAATATAGAAGAAAACAACCTTGGAATCCATAAGCTGCAGTGACTTCCATATTTTGCATGTAGGCATACTGAGCGATCAGCGCATAGAAAAGCAATCTTGGAATAATCATCAGACAGCACCTGAGGAAATTTTTACATCATCAATACTCTAAAAAGAACATTCAGAAGTTGGCTTCAATGCACAATGTTAACTTCTCTTAAAGACATATTTTCCAAGCACAGGAATAAATCTAGAAGGCCTGTCCAAGAAACCAAATAACAATGGCAGCAAAAGCAATACCAGGGAAGAAGAC from Dioscorea cayenensis subsp. rotundata cultivar TDr96_F1 unplaced genomic scaffold, TDr96_F1_v2_PseudoChromosome.rev07_lg8_w22 25.fasta BLBR01000374.1, whole genome shotgun sequence includes:
- the LOC120254178 gene encoding nucleolar protein 10-like, giving the protein MASYGGKINFTSINGVKLYSISGQRSLTSWLTPKKFKSLRKDKGYLQRVDLIQDLRFETATTKIKVTPNGDYVVSSGIYPPQVKVYELRELSLKFERHLVSEIIDFQVLSDDYSKIAFLCADRSVCLHAKYGSHCSLWIPRMGRDIAYDCWSCDLFCAASSPDLYRINLEQGCFLSSLSTQSTAINVVSRSALHGLVACGGEDGSVECFDMRKKTAIGQISAAAHSGDLDQEVTSLQFEDIHGYQMAVGSSTGKILIYDLRMSDPVRIKDHMCGSPVLDIKWHQTLNSAEPKIITTDCHVIRIWGPETGDNMTSIEPSTGAINDVCLFRESGLLLAALDCSQIPAYFIPALGPAPKWCSYLENLTEEMEEGSQTTIYDDYKFLTKEDIERLNLTYFIGSNLLIAYRVNFLSLCHFQALDADVDPGIHCQHSSSPYLFHAGASMSRFFSSSAKQ